Proteins encoded by one window of Labrus bergylta chromosome 2, fLabBer1.1, whole genome shotgun sequence:
- the kcnip3b gene encoding Kv channel interacting protein 3b, calsenilin isoform X3 has protein sequence MGAVMAALSVEARRRLSRPSCLSHCGHSAARYHRSDSSDSDLELSTVRHQPEGLDQLQAQTKFTRKELQSLYRGFKNECPSGMVDEETFKTIYSQFFPQGDATTYAHFLFNAFDIDRNGSIRFEDFVIGLSVLLRGSVTEKLNWAFNLYDINRDGYITKEEMLAIMKSIYDMMGSYTYPCVRDEAPYEHVDKFFQKMDKNRDGVVTIEEFIETCQKDENIMNSMQLFENVI, from the exons ATGGGAGCTGTGATGGCCGCTCTCTCTGTGGAGGCCAGGAGGCGTCTCTCTCGGCCCAGCTGTCTCTCTCACTGTGGCCACAGTGCAGCCAGGTACCATCGCTCAG ACAGCAGCGACAGCGATTTGGAGCTGTCGACTGTGCGTCACCAGCCGGAGGGGCTGGACCAGCTGCAGGCTCAGACCAAGTTCACCAGGAAGGAGCTCCAGTCTCTGTATCGGGGCTTCAAAAAT GAGTGTCCCAGTGGAATGGTGGATGAGGAGACGTTCAAGACCATCTATTCTCAGTTCTTCCCCCAAGGAG ATGCAACCACCTACGCTCACTTCCTGTTCAACGCATTCGACATCGACAGAAACGGGTCGATCCGCTTTGAGGACTTTGTCATCGGCCTGTCAGTGTTGCTCAGAGGTTCAGTCACTGAGAAGCTCAACTGGGCCTTTAACCTCTACGACATTAATAGGGACGGCTACATCACCAAAGAG GAGATGCTGGCCATCATGAAGTCCATCTACGACATGATGGGGAGTTACACGTACCCGTGTGTGCGAGACGAAGCCCCCTATGAACATGTCGACAAGTTCTTCCAG AAAATGGATAAAAACAGAGACGGCGTGGTGACCATTGAAGAGTTCATTGAGACCTGTCAGAAG GACGAGAACATCATGAATTCCATGCAGCTGTTTGAGAACGTGATATAA
- the kcnip3b gene encoding Kv channel interacting protein 3b, calsenilin isoform X2 yields MGIQGMELFAIGVVIILFMAVLKQFGILEPMSSFEDSSDSDLELSTVRHQPEGLDQLQAQTKFTRKELQSLYRGFKNECPSGMVDEETFKTIYSQFFPQGDATTYAHFLFNAFDIDRNGSIRFEDFVIGLSVLLRGSVTEKLNWAFNLYDINRDGYITKEEMLAIMKSIYDMMGSYTYPCVRDEAPYEHVDKFFQKMDKNRDGVVTIEEFIETCQKDENIMNSMQLFENVI; encoded by the exons ATGGGGATCCAGGGCATGGAGCTGTTTGCCATCGGCGTGGTCATCATCCTGTTCATGGCAGTTCTGAAGCAGTTTGGTATCTTGGAGCCCATGTCCTCATTTGAAG ACAGCAGCGACAGCGATTTGGAGCTGTCGACTGTGCGTCACCAGCCGGAGGGGCTGGACCAGCTGCAGGCTCAGACCAAGTTCACCAGGAAGGAGCTCCAGTCTCTGTATCGGGGCTTCAAAAAT GAGTGTCCCAGTGGAATGGTGGATGAGGAGACGTTCAAGACCATCTATTCTCAGTTCTTCCCCCAAGGAG ATGCAACCACCTACGCTCACTTCCTGTTCAACGCATTCGACATCGACAGAAACGGGTCGATCCGCTTTGAGGACTTTGTCATCGGCCTGTCAGTGTTGCTCAGAGGTTCAGTCACTGAGAAGCTCAACTGGGCCTTTAACCTCTACGACATTAATAGGGACGGCTACATCACCAAAGAG GAGATGCTGGCCATCATGAAGTCCATCTACGACATGATGGGGAGTTACACGTACCCGTGTGTGCGAGACGAAGCCCCCTATGAACATGTCGACAAGTTCTTCCAG AAAATGGATAAAAACAGAGACGGCGTGGTGACCATTGAAGAGTTCATTGAGACCTGTCAGAAG GACGAGAACATCATGAATTCCATGCAGCTGTTTGAGAACGTGATATAA